In Oncorhynchus mykiss isolate Arlee chromosome 1, USDA_OmykA_1.1, whole genome shotgun sequence, the following proteins share a genomic window:
- the LOC110524434 gene encoding alpha-1,3-mannosyl-glycoprotein 4-beta-N-acetylglucosaminyltransferase C-like: MRLVWKSLDKMRCFRKRSTIPFLGFLITCLLFLNLYIEDGYVLEEDKRQLRETSMHPSNSERYVHTFRELTNFSGTINVTYRYLAGTPLPRKKYLTIGLSSVKRKRGNYLMETIKSIFDQSSYEELKEIVVVVHLADFDLAWCENLVQDISRKFAHHIIAGHLLVIHAPEEYYPSLDGLKRNYDDPEDRVRFRSKQNVDYAFLLNFCTNLSDFYMMLEDDVLCSRNFLTSLKKVVTSREGSYWVMLEFSKLGYIGKLYHSRDLPRLAHFLLMFYQEMPCDWLLIHFRGLLAQKDVIRFKPSLFQHMGYYSSYKGAENKLKDDDFEEDSIDIPDNPPASLYTNINVFENYDATKAYSSVDEYFWGKPPSTGDFFVIVFNKSTKISKIKILTGTDDRQNDILHHGALEVGEKLVGTKRGRQCSSYITLGEFKNGNIDVQDVDHKIAFAIECVRIVVTASQKEWLIIRSISLWTTQPPSQ, from the exons ATGAGGCTGGTGTGGAAGTCCTTGGACAAGATGAGGTGTTTCCGTAAACGCTCCACCATCCCCTTCCTGGGGTTCCTGATCACCTGTCTACTCTTCCTCAATCTGTACATTGAGGATGGGTATGTGCTG GAGGAGGACAAAAGGCAACTGAGAGAAACGTCCATGCATCCTTCAAACTCTGAGAGATATGTTCACACCTTTAGAGAGCTCACAAATTTCTCTGGAACCATAAACGTCACATATCGTTACCTCGCCGGAACCCCTTTGCCTCGAAAGA AATATCTAACCATTGGACTGTCGTCCGTCAAAAGAAAAAGAGGGAATTACCTCATGGAGACGATCAAATCCATTTTCGACCAGTCCAGTTATGAGGAGCTGAAAGAGATTGTGGTGGTGGTTCACCTGGCGGACTTTGACCTGGCCTGGTGTGAAAACCTGGTGCAGGACATCTCCAGGAAGTTTGCCCACCACATCATCGCTGGACATCTCCTGGTGATCCATGCCCCTGAGGAGTACTACCCATCACTGGATGGGCTGAAAAGGAACTACGACGACCCAGAGGACAGGGTACGCTTCCGCTCCAAGCAGAATGTGGACTACGCCTTCCTCCTCAACTTCTGCACCAACCTCTCAGATTTTTACATGATGCTGGAGGACGATGTGCTCTGCTCAAGGAACTTCCTGACATCCCTGAAGAAGGTGGTCACCTCCAGGGAAGGCTCCTACTGGGTGATGCTGGAATTCTCCAAGCTTGGCTACATAGGGAAGCTCTACCACTCAAGAGACCTTCCGCGCCTGGCCCACTTCCTGCTCATGTTCTACCAGGAGATGCCTTGCGACTGGCTCCTTATTCACTTCCGGGGCCTGTTGGCCCAGAAAGATGTGATCCGCTTCAAGCCCTCTCTGTTCCAGCACATGGGTTACTACTCCTCATATAAGGGAGCAGAGAACAAGTTGAAGGATGATGATTTTGAAGAGGACTCTATTGATATCCCTGACAACCCTCCTGCCAGCCTGTACACAAACATTAATGTATTTGAAAACTATGACGCCACCAAGGCTTATAGCAGTGTGGACGAATACTTTTGGGGGAAACCCCCCTCTACCGGAGACTTCTTTGTCATAGTATTTAACAAATCAACTAAAATAAGCAAAATCAAAATCTTGACAGGAACGGACGATCGTCAGAATGATATCCTGCACCATGGAGCTCTGGAAGTAGGAGAGAAGCTGGTGGGGACAAAGAGAGGAAGGCAGTGTTCTTCCTACATCACGTTAGGGGAGTTTAAAAATGGCAACATTGACGTTCAAGACGTGGACCACAAGATTGCCTTTGCCATTGAGTGTGTTCGTATTGTGGTGACTGCCAGTCAGAAAGAATGGCTGATTATTAGGAGTATAAGCTTGTGGACTACACAACCCCCCAGTCAATGA